From the genome of Neodiprion pinetum isolate iyNeoPine1 chromosome 3, iyNeoPine1.2, whole genome shotgun sequence, one region includes:
- the Pgm2a gene encoding phosphopentomutase, producing MAPKDSVNTGNTILDEKIKEWLSWNNDSAAENEIQNYINEGDVSTLSKLFLTRLEFGTAGLRGRMGPGYSQLNDLVIVQTGQGFVKYLLSTISDAKTKGVVLGYDGRHHSKRFAELTAAILVNNGVRVYMYSKVCPTPFVPYGVLKYKCAAGIMVTASHNPKEDNGYKVYWDNGAQIISPHDKGIQKSILANLEPLESSFNTSGMNSHQLFSDPLENVMQTYFKTLKDMVLYPETNKNTVLKFTYTAMHGVGYDYMVKAFDAANFKPFIVVEEQKDPDPDFPTVKFPNPEEGKSALDLSMRTANQNASGIILANDPDADRLACAEKNQKGEWRVFTGNELGALLGWWMLHHHQVRYPDANLSDVFMLASTVSSKILRSMANKEGFTFEETLTGFKWMGNRVTELLHQKKTVLFAFEEAIGFMCSSTVIDKDGISAGVRVAEMASYLETMGISLAGKLDEIYAEYGHHISDNSYYICHEQLVIKSIFERLRNFNGKPNTYPSSILGGKYPIIGIRDLTTGYDNTQPDNKAILPVSKSSQMVTFTFENGLVLTLRTSGTEPKIKYYTELCASPNKQDLTELKDVLNEMVAAIVLEFLQPELNALIARSS from the exons ATGGCTCCAAAGGATTCTGTAAATACTGGAAACACGATCCTAGATGAAAAGATAAAGGAATGGCTGTCTTGGAATAAT gATTCAGCAGCAGAAAATGAGATTCAGAATTACATCAATGAAGGAGATGTATCGACTCTGTCTAAACTTTTTCTTACGCGATTGGAATTTGGTACTGCTGGACTGCGTGGTCGTATGGGTCCAGGATACAGTCAACTAAACGATTTAGTAATTGTACAAACTGGACAAGGATTTGTCAAATATTTACTATCCACGATTTCTGATGCTAAGACAAAAGGAGTGGTGCTCGGATATGACGGTAGACATCATAGTAAAAG ATTTGCAGAGCTGACTGCCGCTATTCTTGTGAACAATGGTGTAAGAGTTTACATGTATTCAAAGGTTTGCCCAACACCTTTCGTCCCCTATGGAGTATTGAAGTATAAATGTGCAGCAGGTATAATGGTCACAGCGTCGCACAACCCAAAGGAAGATAATGGCTATAAAGTTTACTGGGATAACGGTGCTCAAATTATTTCACCCCATGATAAAGGAATTCAGAAATCCATCTTGGCTAATTTAGAACCATTGGAATCGTCGTTTAACACTTCAGGAATGAATAGCCATCAGCTATTCAGTGATCCACTTGAGAATGTTATGCAAACTTATTTTAAAACCCTTAAGGATATGGTTTTGTATcctgaaacaaacaaaaatacagttctaaaGTTTACATATACAGCTATGCATGGCGTGGGATATGATTACATGGTCAAAGCATTTGATGCAGCTAACTTCAAG CCATTCATTGTGGTCGAGGAGCAAAAGGATCCCGACCCAGACTTTCCAACTGTTAAATTTCCAAATCCAGAAGAGGGTAAAAGTGCGTTAGATCTGAGTATGAGGACTGCTAATCAAAATGCTTCTGGAATAATTTTAGCCAATGATCCAGATGCAGACAGACTTGCTTgtgctgaaaaaaatcagaa agGCGAATGGCGAGTTTTCACTGGCAATGAATTAGGAGCCTTATTAGGCTGGTGGATGCTACATCACCACCAAGTGCGATACCCGGATGCGAATTTAAGTGACGTGTTCATGTTAGCATCTACAGTTTCGAGTAAAATACTGCGATCTATGGCCAACAAAGAAGGTTTCACATTCGAA GAAACATTAACAGGCTTCAAGTGGATGGGTAACCGAGTAACAGAGCTGTTACATCAAAAGAAAACCGTATTATTTGCTTTTGAAGAAGCTATTGGATTCATGTGCAGCTCCACTGTAATAGATAAAGATGGTATCAGTGCGGGTGTCCGCGTCGCTGAAATGGCATCATATTTAGAAACTATGGGGATATCGCTTGCTGGAAAGCTAGACGAGATTTATGCAGA GTATGGTCATCATATTAGTGATAATTCCTACTACATCTGTCATGAGCAACTGGTgatcaaaagtatttttgaaaGACTAAGAAACTTTAACGGAAAACCAAATACG TATCCAAGCAGCATCCTTGGAGGCAAATATCCCATAATTGGCATTCGCGATCTTACGACAGGATATGATAATACACAGCCCGACAACAAAGCAATTCTGCCAGTTTCAAAGTCCAGCCAAATGGTCACATTCACATTTGAGAATGGGCTTGTACTTACGTTGCGTACCAGTGGTACTGAACCCAAAATCAAATATTACACAGAGTTGTGCGCCTCGCCAAATAAGCA GGACCTTACAGAGCTGAAGGATGTACTTAACGAAATGGTGGCTGCTATTGTGCTTGAGTTTTTACAACCAGAATTGAATGCGCTTATTGCGAGAAGTTCGTGA